A window of the Rhizobium viscosum genome harbors these coding sequences:
- a CDS encoding proline iminopeptidase-family hydrolase has translation MWREIEPEARHEIEVDGYKVIAYSFGTGSDTVFCLNGGPGLPCDYLREAHSCLVDKGYRVVAFDQLGTGASDRPTDASLWTIGRYVEETETVRKALGLGKVHMLGHSWGGWLAIDYALTYPENLQTLILEDTVADMPHLILELERLRAALGPETVAMMQKHEAQGTYNHPEYLAAVTILNYRHVCRLPDWPAPVRRSLDDWNMGPYETMQGPNEFLYIGNLKDWNRVPDLPRVKAPVLITTGEHDELTPACALRMKLALPNAELKVFANASHMPFYENPHDYYPALIDFLSRHKAS, from the coding sequence ATGTGGCGTGAAATCGAGCCTGAGGCGCGACATGAGATCGAAGTCGACGGCTACAAGGTGATTGCCTACAGCTTCGGAACCGGCAGCGACACTGTTTTCTGCCTGAATGGCGGCCCAGGCCTGCCCTGCGACTATCTGCGCGAGGCTCATTCCTGTCTCGTCGACAAGGGTTACCGCGTTGTCGCCTTCGACCAGCTCGGTACCGGCGCCTCCGACCGGCCGACCGACGCATCGCTCTGGACCATCGGCCGCTATGTCGAAGAAACCGAGACGGTACGAAAGGCGCTGGGTCTCGGTAAAGTCCATATGCTCGGCCACTCCTGGGGCGGCTGGCTCGCGATCGACTATGCACTGACCTATCCGGAAAACCTGCAGACGCTGATCCTCGAAGATACCGTCGCCGACATGCCGCATCTGATCTTGGAGCTGGAGCGGCTCCGGGCCGCCCTCGGGCCTGAGACGGTGGCGATGATGCAGAAGCATGAGGCGCAGGGAACCTACAATCATCCCGAATATCTCGCGGCCGTGACCATCCTGAACTATCGCCACGTCTGCCGCCTGCCGGATTGGCCGGCGCCGGTGCGCCGCTCATTGGATGACTGGAACATGGGTCCCTATGAGACCATGCAGGGGCCGAACGAATTTCTCTATATCGGCAATCTGAAGGACTGGAACCGTGTTCCCGACCTGCCGCGGGTGAAGGCGCCGGTATTGATTACGACGGGCGAACATGACGAGTTGACGCCGGCCTGCGCGCTGCGCATGAAGCTTGCGTTGCCGAATGCCGAACTCAAGGTTTTCGCAAACGCCAGCCACATGCCGTTCTACGAAAACCCGCATGACTATTATCCCGCGCTGATTGATTTCTTATCGCGACATAAGGCAAGCTGA